In Streptomyces sp. TLI_146, the genomic stretch CTGCGCCTGGACGAGCCCGAGCGCGAGCACCTGTACCACCTGGCGGACGTGCCCTGCGAGCCGGACCGGGAGGCTCCGGTGGTGGAGGTGGGCCCGGAGATCCAGGGCATCATCGACGCACTGGATCCGCATCCGGCCGTGGTCTACAACGGGCGCTACGACATCCTGGCGACCAACCCCGCCTACCGGGACCTGTTCGACATCCCGGAGATCCGGTCGACGGGCGTGCGCAACGTGCTGTGGACGCTGTTCACCGTGCCGGAGGCGGCCTCTCCGGTCATGTTCCGGGAGAAGGAGCTGCCGGTGATGGTGGCGACCCTGCGCTCGGAGTACGGCCGCCACGCCGGGGAGCCCGCCTGGGAGTCGTTCATCGCCGCGCTCTCCGAGGCGAGCCCGTACTTCGCGCGGCTGTGGAGGAACGGCGACGTGGTGCCGCCGGGACCGCGCGTGAAGACCTTCCGGCACCCGGCGGTGGGCGAGATACGGATGACGTCGGTGTCGCTGTCCATCAACGGGATGCCGGAGTGCCGGATCGTCACGTACACGCCGAACGACACCGAGAGCGGCGCGCGTACGGCGACGCTGAGGGAGATGCGGGAGAAGATCTGGGCGTGAGGCGGCCGCGCGGGCACGGGGCTGGGCGGCCGCCTCACACCCGCGGCCTCGGCCGGGCCGCGGGACGTGCGAGGGGCGGGCGTGCGGGCAGCGGGCGTGCGGCGCCCCGGAAACGCGAAATCCCGCCCGGTCTGACGACCGGACGGGATCCCGTTCCTGTGGAGCTAAGGAGAATTGAACTCCTGACCTCCTGCATGCCATGCAGGCGCTCTACCAACTGAGCTATAGCCCCGCTGTTCGCTTTGTTTCCCGCGCTCCCGCGCTGCGAACAAGAAGAACTTTAGCCTGTGACCTGCCGGAAAGTGAAATCCGGTGGTCGCACCGCCCGGGCGGGCGCCGGGCGCGCCCCGGCGGCCGCGCCGGAGGCGGCTGATAGCCGCCTCAGTCGTCGTCGCCGAGCACCGGCTCGGGGAGCGTCCCGGCGTTGTGCTCCAGCAGGCGCCACCCGCGCGCGCCCTCGCCGAGGACGGACCAGCAGCAGTTGGAGAGCCCGCCCAGGCCCTCCCAGTGGTGCGCCTCCAGCCCCAGGAGACGGCCGATGGTCGTACGGATCGTCCCGCCGTGGCTGACCACGACCAGGGTGCCGTCGTCGGGCAGCTTGTCGGCGTGGGCGAGGACCACGGGGGCGGCCCGGTCGGCCACCTCGGTCTCCAGCTCGCCGCCGCCCCGGCGCACCGGCTCGCCGCGCTTCCACGCCGCGTACTGCTCGCCGTAGCGCTCCACGATCTCCTCGTGGGTCAGGCCCTGCCAGGCGCCCGCGTACGTCTCCCGCAGAGCCGAGTCGTGGGTCACCGGCAGCCCGGAGACCGCGGCCAGCTCGTCGGCGGTCGCCGCGGCCCGCTTGAGGTCGGAGGCGACGATGGCGTCCGGCTTCAG encodes the following:
- a CDS encoding helix-turn-helix transcriptional regulator, translating into MGDVTTVAAPNGRRRPELAAFLRSRRARVTPADVGMPPGLRRRTPGLRREEVAQLSGVGVTWYTWLEQGRPINASPQVLDAVARTLRLDEPEREHLYHLADVPCEPDREAPVVEVGPEIQGIIDALDPHPAVVYNGRYDILATNPAYRDLFDIPEIRSTGVRNVLWTLFTVPEAASPVMFREKELPVMVATLRSEYGRHAGEPAWESFIAALSEASPYFARLWRNGDVVPPGPRVKTFRHPAVGEIRMTSVSLSINGMPECRIVTYTPNDTESGARTATLREMREKIWA
- a CDS encoding histidine phosphatase family protein; this encodes MNSSDAKPGRGRRVVLWRHGQTAWNLERRFQGSTDIELTEAGLGQARRAARLLAALKPDAIVASDLKRAAATADELAAVSGLPVTHDSALRETYAGAWQGLTHEEIVERYGEQYAAWKRGEPVRRGGGELETEVADRAAPVVLAHADKLPDDGTLVVVSHGGTIRTTIGRLLGLEAHHWEGLGGLSNCCWSVLGEGARGWRLLEHNAGTLPEPVLGDDD